Proteins co-encoded in one Bacillus infantis NRRL B-14911 genomic window:
- a CDS encoding XTP/dITP diphosphatase codes for MQEVIIATKNTGKAKEFSRMFKPLGYEVKTLLDFPEFEDIEETGSTFEENAVLKAEAVSKAFGKIVIADDSGLMIDALEGRPGIYSARYAGEAKSDEANMQKVLAELEGVPEEKRTARFYCALAVSVPGKEAYTVSGACEGRILTDKRGSHGFGYDPIFFVTEKNKSMAELPPEEKSQISHRAKALEKLENSLGALFKGDGANG; via the coding sequence GTGCAGGAAGTTATTATTGCAACGAAAAATACAGGGAAAGCGAAAGAATTCAGCAGGATGTTCAAGCCGCTGGGCTATGAAGTGAAAACCCTTCTCGACTTTCCTGAATTTGAGGATATTGAAGAGACTGGAAGCACGTTTGAGGAAAATGCAGTCCTAAAAGCAGAGGCTGTCTCTAAAGCTTTTGGAAAAATCGTCATTGCCGATGATTCCGGCCTTATGATCGATGCCCTTGAGGGCCGTCCAGGCATCTACTCCGCAAGGTATGCCGGCGAAGCGAAAAGTGATGAAGCAAATATGCAAAAGGTGCTCGCAGAGCTAGAAGGTGTGCCGGAAGAAAAAAGGACAGCCAGATTTTATTGTGCCTTGGCTGTTTCGGTGCCAGGCAAGGAAGCTTACACAGTCTCCGGAGCGTGTGAGGGCAGGATCCTGACTGATAAAAGGGGCAGCCATGGATTTGGGTATGATCCGATCTTCTTTGTGACTGAAAAAAATAAAAGCATGGCAGAACTCCCCCCTGAAGAGAAAAGCCAGATCAGCCACAGGGCCAAGGCCCTTGAAAAGCTGGAAAACAGTCTGGGAGCCCTTTTTAAAGGGGACGGTGCCAATGGCTAG